The stretch of DNA CGGAAACGCGGGCAGCCCACCGCGCATAGGGGTCACCCACGCACGGCTCTACCTGCCGTTCGGGGACGTGCCCGAGACGGCTGCGTTCTTCAGGGTCACCAACACAGGCGACGCACCGGACCGGTTGGTGCAGGTGACCTCACCCGCCGTCGTGGGAGGGATCTCCCTCAGCCGCCACCGGATGAGCAAGGGGGCATCCGGCTACCGTGAGGCAACGGACAGCCTGCCGGTTCCGGCCGGCGGCACGCTGGACATGTCACCGCACACCGGCGACGTCACCGTGCCGGTCACCAGGCGGTGGCAGGCCGGCGATCTGGTGCCCTTCGTCCTGCACTTCGAACACGCGGGACGCGTCGAGGCCCTCGCCGTGGTTGTCCGCCCCGGCCAGGACGGGGCGTGACCGATCGGGGACAACCAGGCGTGCGGCCCGGCCCCACCCACCCGTCCTGTACGGGCAGGCGGGCCCGGTGGTGAGCGTGCTCGCGCCACGAGGGCGAAACCCTGGCACCTCCCCGGGGAACTCACCGGCCTCTCCATCCGACTGCTCTGGTGACGAAGCGGGGAGGTGGCATGGAGGGGTTGGACGTCCGGATGTCCGGCGTCGTGTGCCGGCACGGCCGGGTCGAAGCGGTGCGCGAGGTGTGCCTCGACATCGCGGCGGGGCAGCGGGTGGCGCTGACCGGCACCAACGGATCGGGCAAGACGACGCTGCTGCGTGCCGTTCTCGGCCTGCACCGGCAGTTCGCCGGCCGGATCCTGGTCGGGGGGCGGGACACCCGGAGCGCGGCCGAGTGGGCATGGCGGCGCCGGACCTGCGCGTGGATCCCGCAGAAGCCGGCGACCGGCCGGTTTCCGCTGCTGGGCCGGGAGTTGCTGGCGAGCAGCGCGTCCGGCGCCGAAGCGGTCGAGGCGGCGGACAAGCTCGGCGTCGGGCATCTCGCCGACCGGCCGCTGCACACGTTGTCCGGGGGCCAGCTCCAGCGTATGTACCTGGCACGGGCGGTGGGTTGCGTCGCCGCGGGGGCAGGGGTGCTGCTGGCCGACGAGCCCACCGCCGCACTCGACTTCTCCGGCCAGGAGGAGGCGGCCGACGTGCTGCTGTCCCTGCCGGTGACCGTTGTGGTCGTCACCCACGACCGAGCCCTTGCCGACCGCTGCGACCGGGTGCTGGAGATGGCCGCGGGCCGGCTGCGGGAGGTCCGGTGAGCGTTCTGGCCGCGGCCGACGTCGGCCAGCTGCTGCAGCTCGTGCCCGTCCAGCGAGCGGGCGCCGCCCTGTTGGTGGCGGCCGTCGGGCTGCCCGTGATCGGGGTCGTCATCGTCGGTCTCGACATCATGCCGGTGCGGTTCGCGATGATGCACGTGGCGCTGCTGGGCATCGCGGTGGCTCTGCTGACCGGACTCGATCCGATGCTGTGCGCGCTGGTGGCGTGTGCGCTCGCCGGGGCCGGGGTCGCGCCCCTGGCCCGCACCCCGGACGGACTGTCCGGTGCGATGGGCCTGCTGATGAGCCTGGCGATCGCGGCCGCGCTGCTCGTGCTCGCCGTCTCGGGCGTCAACGCGGCGGGAGCCTTCGCGCTGCTGTGGGGATCCATCCTCTCGGTCGGCAGCGCGGACCTCTGGCTGCTGGCCGCACTGGCCGTCGCCGTGCCGGGCCTGTTCTGGTGGCGCAGGAGGGACATCGCGCTTCTTCTCTACGACCGTGAGCTCGCCCTGTCCTCGGGCGTACGCGTCGAGCGGCTCACCCTCCTGCTGCTCGTCCTGGTCGCGGTGTCGGTCGCCGGGGCGATCAAGCTCACCGGCGCCCTGCTCGTCGACGCGCTCACTCTCCTGCCCGCCCTCGCCGCACGGCGGTTGGGCCGTTCCCTGTCCTCCATCGTCCTCTGGGCGGTCGGTACCGGCGTCGTCGTGAACCTGACCGGGTTCCTCATCGCGCTCCGTTTCGACTGGCCGCCCGGACCCGTCCTGGTCCTCACCTCCGGCGTGGTCGTCCTCGCCGTGCATCTCGTACCCGAACGGAGAATCAGCTCATGGCGCGCATCCGCGGCCCCGTCACTTCCGTCCTCGCACTGACCCTCGGCACCGCGCTCTCGCTCACCGGCTGCGGCAGCGAGAACACCCCGTCGTCCTCCTCGTCCTCCTCGTCCGAGGCGAAGCCCGGGGGCACGAACGAGGGCGCCCCGGTCGTCGTCGCCACCACGAGCTGGGAGGGCGCCTTCGCCAAGGCCGCAGGGGCGAGGGACGTCAAGATCATTGTCCCGGAGTCGGTGCAGCACGCTCCCGACTACGACCCGAAGCCGTCCGACCTGGCGGCCGTGGCGGGCGCCGACTTCGTGCTGTACGCGCCCTTCGAGCCCTACGCCGCGAAGTTCAAGGAGGCAGCCGGGTCGAACGCCAGGCTGGTCGAGGTCGACCTCGACAACGACGCCGACAAGGCCAAGGCCGAGGTGACCCGTTTGGGCAAGATGTTCGGCACCGAAGAGGCTGCCGCCAAGTGGATCACGTCCTTCGACACCGAGTACGCCACGTTGCAGAAGGACCTCAAGGCCGCCTGGCCGGACGGCAAGGCGCCGACCGTCGTCGCTCAGATGTTCTCGACGTGGTCGGCGAAGATGGCGGGCGCGAACCTGGTCGGTACGTACGGCCCCGAGGCGGTGACGGCCAAGCAGCTGTCCGACCTCTCGAAGAAGAGGCCGCAACTCGTCCTGGACAACGTCCATATGACGACTGGCAAGGTGCTTCCCGACTCGCGTGCGCACCAGGTGGAGATCGTCAACTATCCGGCCGAGGACCTGGATCTGCTGGCCGTGTACAGGAACGCGGCGACGGCGGTGGAGAAGGCGATGGCCTCATCCTGAGCCGCAGCCGGGGCGGACACGCGCAGGGAGGGCCGCCCGGAGTGTCACCGGGCGGCCCTCCCGCTCACCGGCGGGTCAGCCGGCCGATGCCAGAGGCCGCCGCTCCTCCGCCTGAGCCGTGCACTGTTCCCGTAGTGCCACCCGGTCCGGCTTGCCCGCCGGCGTCAGCGGCAACTCGCCCAGCACCAGCAGTCGTTCCGGGTGCTTGCGCCGCTCGAGACCACGGGTTCCGAGGTGGGCGCACAGCTCTTCCAGCGTGGGCGCCGCGCCGTCCCGCGGCACAATGCAGGCCGCGAGCCGCTCACCCATCAACGGGTCGCTTACGCCCACGCACACCACGTCCCGCACACCCGGATGCGTGGCGAGTTCGAGCTCCACCTCCGCCGGGCTGATGTTGGCCCCGCCCCGGATCACCACGTCTTTGAGCCGCCCGACGACCCTCAGCGTCCCGTCCTGGTCGATGAGTCCCAGGTCCCCGGTGCGCACCCAGCCGTCCGCCGTGCGGTAGCGGGAGTCGAGGTCGGGCGCGGCGACATAGCACAGCGGGGTCATCGGACCGCGGGCCATGATCTCGCCGACCGTACCCCGGGGCACCTCCTCCAGCTCGTGGGCGCCGGGGAGGGTGATCCGTATGTCGGCGACCCGGGGATCGGGGCGCCCCGCGGCGACGCCGGGCCGCCCGTCACCGTCGGAGGACTCATCCACCAGCCCGGTGTGGCAGTTGACGCCGTCCGCCGAGCCGTAGAGGTTCACGACCGGACAGCCGAAGGCCTCGCGTGCCTCCGCTGCCGTGGCCCGGTCCAGCGGTGAGCCTCCGACGATCACGGCCGTGGGCGGGGTGAACTCCGGCCGGCCGTTCTCCGCCATGCGGTCCAGCATCATCCGGATCATGGTCGGCACGCCCAGGACATGGGTGGGCCGGTGCTCGACGAGTGCCGCCAGCGCCGCCTCCGGGGTGAAGGCG from Streptomyces sp. 6-11-2 encodes:
- a CDS encoding copper chaperone PCu(A)C, producing MTAHPWIPTRRRLTDTLLAAMAPVCACVLALGGLSVWAASGNAGSPPRIGVTHARLYLPFGDVPETAAFFRVTNTGDAPDRLVQVTSPAVVGGISLSRHRMSKGASGYREATDSLPVPAGGTLDMSPHTGDVTVPVTRRWQAGDLVPFVLHFEHAGRVEALAVVVRPGQDGA
- a CDS encoding ABC transporter ATP-binding protein — protein: MEGLDVRMSGVVCRHGRVEAVREVCLDIAAGQRVALTGTNGSGKTTLLRAVLGLHRQFAGRILVGGRDTRSAAEWAWRRRTCAWIPQKPATGRFPLLGRELLASSASGAEAVEAADKLGVGHLADRPLHTLSGGQLQRMYLARAVGCVAAGAGVLLADEPTAALDFSGQEEAADVLLSLPVTVVVVTHDRALADRCDRVLEMAAGRLREVR
- a CDS encoding metal ABC transporter permease — protein: MSVLAAADVGQLLQLVPVQRAGAALLVAAVGLPVIGVVIVGLDIMPVRFAMMHVALLGIAVALLTGLDPMLCALVACALAGAGVAPLARTPDGLSGAMGLLMSLAIAAALLVLAVSGVNAAGAFALLWGSILSVGSADLWLLAALAVAVPGLFWWRRRDIALLLYDRELALSSGVRVERLTLLLLVLVAVSVAGAIKLTGALLVDALTLLPALAARRLGRSLSSIVLWAVGTGVVVNLTGFLIALRFDWPPGPVLVLTSGVVVLAVHLVPERRISSWRASAAPSLPSSH
- a CDS encoding metal ABC transporter solute-binding protein, Zn/Mn family — translated: MARIRGPVTSVLALTLGTALSLTGCGSENTPSSSSSSSSEAKPGGTNEGAPVVVATTSWEGAFAKAAGARDVKIIVPESVQHAPDYDPKPSDLAAVAGADFVLYAPFEPYAAKFKEAAGSNARLVEVDLDNDADKAKAEVTRLGKMFGTEEAAAKWITSFDTEYATLQKDLKAAWPDGKAPTVVAQMFSTWSAKMAGANLVGTYGPEAVTAKQLSDLSKKRPQLVLDNVHMTTGKVLPDSRAHQVEIVNYPAEDLDLLAVYRNAATAVEKAMASS
- a CDS encoding class I adenylate-forming enzyme family protein is translated as MTVALHDLLPAELRRTWAVDGSCPDLDLYSLYRARRIADPHHTAVLDAKGRLCYTALDRKARCLAAGLAGLGIRAGDVVGVQLPNGRDAVVVDLALAALGAVALPFPVGRGGREAASLLRRSEAVAVIAAAEHRGNHHAADLLAVAGELPALRTVIASGAAPEGAVALSTLLRTDPKALVPARPHPDSAARILVSSGSEAEPKMVAYSHNALAGGRGNFLGSLMPDRRPPRCLFLVPLASAFGSNGTAVTLARHGGTLVLLDAFTPEAALAALVEHRPTHVLGVPTMIRMMLDRMAENGRPEFTPPTAVIVGGSPLDRATAAEAREAFGCPVVNLYGSADGVNCHTGLVDESSDGDGRPGVAAGRPDPRVADIRITLPGAHELEEVPRGTVGEIMARGPMTPLCYVAAPDLDSRYRTADGWVRTGDLGLIDQDGTLRVVGRLKDVVIRGGANISPAEVELELATHPGVRDVVCVGVSDPLMGERLAACIVPRDGAAPTLEELCAHLGTRGLERRKHPERLLVLGELPLTPAGKPDRVALREQCTAQAEERRPLASAG